In Lotus japonicus ecotype B-129 chromosome 5, LjGifu_v1.2, one genomic interval encodes:
- the LOC130719532 gene encoding agamous-like MADS-box protein AGL62 — protein MSTPETSGKKYRGRQKIEMKKIDNMSNLQVTFSKRRNGLFKKANELCTLCGVELALIVFSPGEKAFSFGHPSVDVITQRYLSQAPHQTSITMRYIEAQRSANVRDLNVHLTRINNQLDADRKNSEELNRMRKEAQAQFWWACKAEEMNRPQLEIFREALVELKKQVLLCGVTTAATNPPIHQFVDGFGGINNDMIHFNNPPPPPPQAFPQQIFQGPMTQAHHSFGFDNMGGYGGPLNFSEIFP, from the coding sequence ATGTCAACTCCTGAAACCTCTGGAAAGAAATACAGGGGAAGACAAAAGATCGAGATGAAAAAAATTGACAATATGAGCAACCTTCAAGTTACCTTCTCGAAGCGCCGTAACGGGCTCTTCAAGAAAGCTAACGAGTTATGCACCCTTTGTGGTGTAGAGCTCGCTCTCATAGTCTTTTCACCTGGTGAGAAAGCCTTCTCTTTCGGGCACCCTAGCGTGGATGTCATCACCCAACGCTACCTCTCTCAAGCCCCACATCAAACTTCCATCACCATGAGGTACATTGAGGCTCAGCGAAGCGCCAATGTGCGTGACCTCAATGTGCATCTCACCCGAATCAACAACCAGCTGGACGCCGATAGGAAGAACAGTGAGGAGCTTAACCGCATGCGCAAGGAGGCTCAAGCCCAATTCTGGTGGGCTTGTAAGGCGGAGGAGATGAATAGGCCTCAACTTGAGATATTCAGGGAGGCACTAGTCGAGCTTAAGAAGCAAGTCCTTCTCTGCGGTGTTACTACTGCTGCTACCAACCCACCAATTCATCAATTTGTTGATGGTTTTGGTGGTATCAACAATGACATGATCCATTTCAACAACCCACCGCCTCCACCCCCTCAAGCGTTCCCACAACAAATTTTTCAAGGCCCCATGACGCAGGCTCATCACTCGTTTGGATTTGATAACATGGGAGGGTATGGAGGACCCCTGAATTTTTCTGAGATCTTTccttga